A genomic region of Candidatus Delongbacteria bacterium contains the following coding sequences:
- a CDS encoding OmpA family protein has product MKYLKTTILGLAILLGSFSCSRLNRAQNGAIIGGAGGAAAGAVIGKQFGNTAVGAILGAAVGGTAGAVIGNYMDKQAEEIEHDLEGVTVERVGEGIKLTFDSGLLFASNKSDLQPVAQQNLQKLAGILNKYPDTNVLIEGHTDSDGSEAHNRELSDRRANTVSYYLAQNNVSGSRMTTFGYGESQPIGDNSTMAGKAANRRVEVAIMANDKLKKASGN; this is encoded by the coding sequence ATGAAATATCTGAAGACAACGATCCTGGGCCTGGCGATTCTGCTGGGCAGCTTCTCGTGCTCGAGACTGAACCGGGCCCAGAACGGGGCAATCATCGGCGGAGCGGGCGGAGCAGCCGCGGGCGCGGTCATCGGCAAGCAGTTCGGCAACACGGCCGTGGGCGCGATTCTGGGTGCGGCCGTCGGAGGCACCGCGGGTGCCGTGATCGGCAACTACATGGACAAGCAGGCCGAGGAGATCGAGCACGACCTGGAAGGTGTCACGGTCGAGCGCGTCGGTGAAGGCATCAAGCTGACCTTCGACTCAGGCCTGCTCTTCGCCTCCAACAAGTCGGACCTGCAGCCGGTGGCGCAGCAGAACCTGCAGAAGCTGGCCGGCATCCTGAACAAGTATCCCGATACCAATGTCCTGATCGAGGGACACACCGACTCCGACGGCAGCGAGGCCCACAACCGGGAACTGTCCGACCGCCGCGCCAACACTGTGTCCTACTATCTGGCACAGAACAATGTCAGTGGCTCCCGCATGACCACCTTCGGCTACGGCGAATCCCAGCCCATCGGCGACAATTCGACCATGGCCGGCAAGGCCGCCAACCGCCGCGTCGAAGTGGCGATCATGGCCAACGACAAACTGAAGAAGGCCTCAGGCAACTGA
- a CDS encoding DUF445 family protein — translation MADEMVDEMVDEMVDEMVDEMADEMADEVADEMADEMVDEMVDEMVDEMVDEMADEMADEMADEVADEMADEMVDEMVDEMVDEMVDEMADEMVDEMADEMADEMVDEMVDEMVDEMVDEMADEMADEMVDEMVDEMVDEMADEMADEMVDEMVDEMADEMADEMADEMADEMADEMADEMVDEMVDEMADEMADEMVDEMADEMVDEIVDEMVDEMADEMADEVAVRMTVRLVDVPGHKAMVPSTVPISPEINRELTRGSGSMDVAGPAESLPRPPERRVESRPSPRFAASSNNSRPAHGWTGQWREQSR, via the coding sequence ATGGCGGACGAGATGGTGGACGAAATGGTGGACGAAATGGTGGACGAAATGGTGGACGAGATGGCGGACGAGATGGCGGACGAGGTGGCGGACGAGATGGCGGACGAGATGGTGGACGAAATGGTGGACGAAATGGTGGACGAAATGGTGGACGAGATGGCGGACGAGATGGCGGACGAGATGGCGGACGAGGTGGCGGACGAGATGGCGGACGAGATGGTGGACGAGATGGTGGACGAGATGGTGGACGAGATGGTGGACGAGATGGCGGACGAGATGGTGGACGAGATGGCGGACGAGATGGCGGACGAGATGGTGGACGAGATGGTGGACGAGATGGTGGACGAGATGGTGGACGAGATGGCGGACGAGATGGCGGACGAGATGGTGGACGAGATGGTGGACGAGATGGTGGACGAGATGGCGGACGAGATGGCGGACGAGATGGTGGACGAGATGGTGGACGAGATGGCGGACGAGATGGCGGACGAGATGGCGGACGAGATGGCGGACGAGATGGCGGACGAGATGGCGGACGAGATGGTGGACGAAATGGTGGACGAGATGGCGGACGAGATGGCGGACGAGATGGTGGACGAGATGGCGGACGAGATGGTGGACGAGATAGTGGACGAGATGGTGGACGAGATGGCGGACGAGATGGCGGACGAGGTAGCGGTCAGGATGACTGTCAGGTTGGTCGACGTCCCGGGGCACAAAGCAATGGTTCCTTCGACCGTCCCCATTTCCCCTGAGATAAATCGTGAACTGACCCGTGGAAGTGGCAGTATGGATGTTGCCGGGCCTGCGGAGAGTCTTCCTCGCCCGCCGGAACGAAGAGTGGAATCGCGGCCGTCACCGCGATTCGCCGCAAGTTCGAACAATTCTCGTCCGGCACATGGCTGGACAGGACAATGGCGGGAGCAATCACGATGA
- a CDS encoding PorV/PorQ family protein: MPRLQVSFIHAGLLALLLPLLAPAGHAQQLIRNYGEERTATTVLGFLKIGVGARAEGMAQAFVGVADDVSALYWNPGGLGRMDGGAVSFSHLDWPAGISYDYLGAVQRLNDRYSVGLAYSQLRTDEMAVTTETHPEGNGQTFYFIDQAVQLTGCMRMTDQFSVGLSVKYVREDIDDVTMDGWLGDIGTYYRTGWRDMSVAVSLSNFGGQFRPGGSHTPNAGDGRPVDYKEASPPTMFRIGSALTVFSREEHRVLFSGQINHPVDNAENYLFGLEYGWMERFFARGGWKFNAGEESWTLGGGIDFKLNGLGVVLDLSYSDFGILSESKRTSAEFNWGWQP, encoded by the coding sequence GTGCCAAGACTGCAAGTATCATTCATCCACGCGGGCCTGCTGGCCCTGCTGCTGCCGCTGCTGGCTCCCGCCGGACACGCCCAGCAGCTGATCCGCAACTACGGCGAGGAACGGACGGCCACCACCGTGCTGGGCTTTCTCAAGATCGGCGTGGGGGCCAGAGCCGAGGGCATGGCCCAGGCCTTCGTGGGCGTGGCCGACGATGTGAGCGCCCTCTACTGGAACCCGGGAGGTCTGGGACGCATGGATGGCGGGGCCGTGTCCTTCTCGCATCTCGACTGGCCAGCGGGCATCAGCTATGACTATCTGGGCGCCGTGCAGCGGCTCAACGATCGTTACAGCGTGGGCCTGGCCTACTCGCAGTTGCGCACCGACGAAATGGCCGTGACCACCGAGACCCATCCCGAAGGCAACGGCCAGACCTTCTATTTCATTGACCAGGCCGTGCAGCTCACGGGCTGCATGCGCATGACCGACCAGTTCAGCGTGGGCCTCAGCGTGAAGTACGTGCGCGAGGACATCGACGATGTGACCATGGACGGCTGGCTGGGTGATATCGGCACCTACTACCGCACCGGGTGGCGTGACATGTCCGTGGCTGTCTCGCTGAGCAACTTCGGCGGCCAGTTCCGCCCCGGTGGCAGTCACACGCCCAACGCGGGTGACGGTCGGCCCGTGGATTACAAGGAAGCCAGCCCGCCCACCATGTTCCGCATCGGCAGTGCGCTCACCGTGTTCTCGCGTGAAGAGCATCGCGTGCTGTTCTCGGGGCAGATCAACCACCCTGTGGACAACGCCGAGAACTACCTCTTCGGACTGGAATACGGCTGGATGGAGCGATTCTTCGCCCGGGGCGGCTGGAAGTTCAACGCGGGCGAGGAATCCTGGACACTGGGCGGCGGAATCGACTTCAAGCTCAACGGGCTGGGAGTGGTGCTGGATCTGTCCTACAGCGACTTCGGCATCCTCTCCGAGAGCAAGCGCACCAGCGCCGAATTCAACTGGGGGTGGCAGCCATGA